GTGCGGGCTTTCGCGCTCAGCTCGGTGGACAGCTACGGCCAGGAGGGCGCGTGGTCCGCGCCCAAGGTGCAGGCATTCCGCCGCCTGATGCCCTCCACGCACGTGCCGGGCGCACCGGCCTGGGAATCCGGCAGCGGGGTCTACCCCCTGGTGAGTTGGGTCGACACCGGCCCCTACCACGGCTACTCGATCTCGCTGCGCCTGGGTGCGCCCGCGGGCGAGGCGGACCTGGTGGGGCGCTACGAAATCCAGCGCGCGAGCGACAACGGCTCGGGCGGCGCAACCTGGACCGCCTGGGAGCGCCTCCCCGACTGCCAGGTCGCAGCCGGCGAGACCGCCGCGGCGGCCCTGATCTACGAGAACCGCGACGTAGCTTTCAAGCCGGGCCGCCAGTACCGCTACCGCGCCCGGGCCATCGGGCTCAATTCGACGCCGGGCCTCTGGAGCGAAACACTCACTGTCACCCTGAGCGGCGACAGCACCGCCCCGGACCGTCCTGTCCTCGGCCTCATCGAGCACACCGGGCATATCGAGCTCACGATCAGCCCGCCCTCCATCGCGGGGGGGCCCTGCCCGGATTTCAGCCACTGGAAGATCGAGGGCCTGCCACAGGAGAGCGGACTCTGGCAGGTGCTGGAGCCGCACTGGTGCGACACGCAGTATGTCCATTCCAGCCCGGATGAGGGCCTGGAGAAGAACTGGAAATTCCGGGTCACGGCCTACGATTTCAGCGGCAACGCCTCGCCGGTCAGCCAGGAGACCGGCTACGGCAAGATGAAGCTCGCCGGGACCACTTTCCTTTCGGGCGTGGTCAACCAGACCCTGGCCCAGGTCGCGGTCAACCAGGCCGATATCACGCTCAAGGTCAGCCGCAACGGGGTGGTCAGCGCGATCAACCTCTCGCCCGAGAGTGTGGACATCGCCGGGCGGCGGATCACCCTGGACGGGGACACCGTGTTCAGCTCTGACTGCGAGATATACGGCATCCTCAAATCTGTTGCGACTGCGGATGCGGGCGACCGGATCGAGATATCTTCAGATGGTGGATCGCCGCAGCTCAGGATGCTGCTCAACGGTGTACCCCATATCAACATGTGGGTGACTGGCGATGAGAACTGGGGTCTGGGAATTCTGAGCCTCTACGCCGAGGATGTCCTCGGCTACGGCGGTAATTACGGTAGCGCTCTATGTGGTTGGTATTGGGACCCAGGAGCGGATGGAACGATTTTGCTGCCCGATTTTGCGGGTAGTCCTATGGAAGGATATACAGGGGAATTGGCGACCCGGGGACGGATATCATGGGATGAGACCCATCACAAACTAAAAGTCAAAGTCGGGGGCCAATATGGGACTGTTTACACTTTTTCACCGGATTGAGGAGACTGAAATGTCGGATGTATCGCGTGAAACGATCCTGGCCCGTATCGCGGCCCTGACCGAGCAGAAACAGCGCGCCGTGACCGCGTACCAGGACAAGGAGGCCGAAATCACGGCCGCGACCCAGGAGCTGAGCAACAGAATCCGCGCCCTGCGCCAGGAGCGCGGGGCGTTCGCCCTGGAGGCGAGCGCCTGCCAGCAGAAAATCGATGAAATCAGGGGACTTCTCAACGACACGGGGGCCGAGTGATGAGTGTACTGCGACTTTACAAGGATGCGCTGCTGGAACAGATGATCAGCCTGGAGGGGAATTTCTCCAACCCGGATGAGGAGGACTCGCTGGACGGCGGCGCGGGCCAGGTGGCCGAGGCTCCTCTCTGGCTGGCCGTGGAACAGACCACCCTGGCCGCGGCGGTGGAGGATGCCGAGACCACGCAGCTCAGCCTGGCTGCGCCGCGTTTCGCCGGGACAGCCTACAACGCGCTGCTGGTCGGCTCCGAGAAGATGCTGATCAGCGCGGGCCACGGCAGCACCGCACTGACCGTGGTGCGCGGCCACAATGGCACCACGGCCGCGGCCCACGCCTCCGGCGCACCGGTGCGTCTGGCCTACGATTGCAGCCAGATCAGCCTGAGCTGCCT
This sequence is a window from bacterium. Protein-coding genes within it:
- a CDS encoding gp58-like family protein, whose translation is VRAFALSSVDSYGQEGAWSAPKVQAFRRLMPSTHVPGAPAWESGSGVYPLVSWVDTGPYHGYSISLRLGAPAGEADLVGRYEIQRASDNGSGGATWTAWERLPDCQVAAGETAAAALIYENRDVAFKPGRQYRYRARAIGLNSTPGLWSETLTVTLSGDSTAPDRPVLGLIEHTGHIELTISPPSIAGGPCPDFSHWKIEGLPQESGLWQVLEPHWCDTQYVHSSPDEGLEKNWKFRVTAYDFSGNASPVSQETGYGKMKLAGTTFLSGVVNQTLAQVAVNQADITLKVSRNGVVSAINLSPESVDIAGRRITLDGDTVFSSDCEIYGILKSVATADAGDRIEISSDGGSPQLRMLLNGVPHINMWVTGDENWGLGILSLYAEDVLGYGGNYGSALCGWYWDPGADGTILLPDFAGSPMEGYTGELATRGRISWDETHHKLKVKVGGQYGTVYTFSPD